In Piliocolobus tephrosceles isolate RC106 chromosome 12, ASM277652v3, whole genome shotgun sequence, one DNA window encodes the following:
- the NYX gene encoding nyctalopin, translating into MRRTQDNSVEGLHPAARAVVVLGLPRARAVGACARACPAACACSTVERGCSVRCDRAGLLRVPADFPCEAVSIDLDRNGLRFLGERAFGTLPSLRRLSLRHNNLSFITPGAFKGLPRLAELRLAHNGDLRYLHARTFAALGRLRRLDLAACRLFSVPERLLAELPALRELAAFDNLFRRVPGALRGLANLTHAHLERGRIEAVASSSLQGLRRLRSLSLQANRVRAVHAGAFGDCGVLEHLLLNDNLLAELPADAFRGLRRLRTLNLGGNALDRVARAWFVDLAELELLYLDRNSIAFVEEGAFQNLSGLLALHLNGNRLTVLAWAAFQPGFFLGRLFLFRNPWCCDCRLEWLRDWMEGSGRVTDVPCASPGSVAGLDLSRVTFGRSSNGLCVDPEELNLTTSSPGPSPEPEATTVNRFSSLLSKLLAPRVLVEEEANTTGGLANASLSYSLSSRGVAGAGWQPWFLTSCLLPSVAQHVVFGLQMD; encoded by the exons ATGCGCCGGACACAGGATAACTCGGTGGAGGGCCTGCATCCTGCTGCCCGGGCAG TGGTGGTCCTCGGCCTGCCCAGAGCCCGGGCCGTGGGGGCCTGCGCTCGCGCTTGTCCCGCCGCCTGCGCCTGCAGCACTGTGGAGCGCGGCTGCTCAGTGCGCTGCGACCGCGCGGGCCTCCTGCGGGTGCCGGCCGACTTCCCGTGCGAGGCGGTCTCCATCGACCTGGACCGGAACGGCCTGCGCTTCCTGGGCGAGCGGGCCTTCGGCACGCTGCCGTCCCTGCGCCGCCTGTCGCTGCGCCACAACAACCTGTCCTTCATCACGCCCGGCGCCTTCAAAGGCCTGCCGCGCCTGGCTGAGCTGCGCCTGGCGCACAACGGCGATCTACGCTACCTGCACGCGCGCACCTTCGCGGCGCTCGGCCGCCTGCGCCGCCTGGACCTAGCCGCCTGCCGCCTCTTCAGCGTGCCCGAGCGCCTCCTGGCCGAACTGCCGGCCCTGCGCGAGCTCGCCGCCTTCGACAACCTGTTCCGCCGCGTGCCGGGCGCGCTACGAGGCCTGGCCAACCTGACGCACGCGCACCTGGAGCGCGGCCGCATCGAGGCAGTGGCCTCCAGCTCGCTGCAGGGCCTGCGCCGCCTGCGCTCGCTCAGCCTGCAGGCCAACCGCGTCCGTGCCGTGCACGCTGGCGCCTTCGGTGACTGTGGCGTCCTGGAGCATCTGCTGCTCAACGACAACCTGCTGGCCGAGCTCCCGGCCGACGCCTTCCGCGGCTTGCGGCGCCTGCGCACGCTCAACCTGGGTGGCAACGCACTGGACCGCGTGGCGCGCGCCTGGTTCGTTGACCTGGCCGAGCTCGAGCTGCTCTACCTGGACCGCAACAGCATCGCCTTCGTGGAGGAGGGCGCCTTCCAGAACCTCTCGGGCCTCCTCGCCCTGCACCTCAACGGCAACCGCCTCACCGTGCTCGCCTGGGCCGCCTTCCAGCCCGGCTTCTTCCTGGGCCGCCTCTTCCTCTTCCGCAACCCGTGGTGCTGCGACTGCCGCCTGGAGTGGCTGCGGGACTGGATGGAGGGCTCCGGGCGTGTCACCGACGTGCCGTGCGCCTCCCCGGGCTCCGTGGCCGGCCTGGACCTCAGCCGGGTGACCTTCGGGCGCTCCTCCAATGGCCTCTGTGTGGACCCCGAGGAGCTGAACCTCACCACGTCCAGTCCAGGCCCGTCCCCAGAACCAGAGGCCACCACCGTGAACAGGTTCAGCAGCCTCCTCTCCAAGCTTCTGGCCCCGAGGGTCCTGGTGGAGGAGGAGGCCAACACTACTGGGGGGCTGGCCAACGCCTCCCTGTCCTACAGCCTCTCCTCCCGTGGGGTGGCAGGCGCTGGCTGGCAGCCCTGGTTTCTCACCTCTTGTCTCCTGCCCAGCGTGGCCCAGCACGTGGTGTTTGGCCTGCAGATGGACTGA